The following proteins are encoded in a genomic region of Coffea eugenioides isolate CCC68of chromosome 6, Ceug_1.0, whole genome shotgun sequence:
- the LOC113774445 gene encoding uncharacterized protein LOC113774445 gives MAALNRFLSRSAVRGLPFFRILKAPKDFQWTEECQKAFTYLKAYLAELPTLTAPEQGETLFLYLSACNETVSAILVREDRGAQRPIYYVSRALQGPETRYTPAEKLVLALVHAARKLRPYFQTHSIVVMTDQPLRQILTKPEVSGRMTKWVVELPEHDIGYQPRTAIKAQTLADFLAEGASLSTTEPSTLPEDARPVESWVLFVDGASSKEGSGAGLLLTSPTGEELTYALRFAFPASNNETDYEALLTGLRITHQMGVTAIKVRSDSQLVVNQVRGEYEAKEDVMKKYLAKVREAGALFDIFEIERVPRSQNKRADALSKLASSSFAHLCKKVLVEVVKQKSVDQVQVQAIDSPASWMTPIVDFLRSGNLPVNKIESRRLQLRAAKCAYAEGTLYRRSYSSP, from the coding sequence ATGGCCGCCCTGAATAGGTTCCTCTCACGGTCCGCGGTAAGGGGGCTCCCTTTCTTCCGAATTCTAAAAGCGCCAAAGGACTTTCAGTGGACCGAGGAGTGCCAGAAGGCCTTCACCTATCTGAAGGCGTATCTAGCCGAGCTGCCCACCCTGACTGCCCCGGAGCAGGGAGAAACCTTGTTCCTGTACTTGTCCGCTTGCAACGAGACCGTCAGCGCGATTTTGGTGCGGGAAGACAGGGGGGCTCAGAGGCCAATATATTATGTTAGCCGCGCCTTGCAAGGTCCGGAAACGCGGTATACGCCGGCAGAGAAACTGGTCCTCGCCCTGGTACATGCTGCCCGGAAGCTCCGACCATACTTCCAAACCCACAGCATTGTGGTCATGACCGATCAGCCCTTGCGACAGATACTCACAAAACCTGAGGTCTCGGGTAGGATGACTAAGTGGGTCGTCGAGCTTCCCGAGCACGACATCGGCTACCAGCCCCGCACCGCTATCAAAGCCCAGACCCTAGCAGACTTCCTCGCCGAAGGAGCTAGTCTGTCCACAACTGAGCCGAGCACTCTGCCAGAGGATGCCAGGCCGGTAGAATCTTGGGTACTGTTCGTGGACGGGGCCTCGAGCAAGGAGGGAAGCGGAGCTGGCCTGCTACTCACCTCGCCCACCGGGGAGGAGCTGACCTACGCACTCAGGTTTGCCTTCCCGGCATCCAATAACGAGACCGATTACGAGGCCCTCTTGACAGGGTTGCGGATAACCCACCAGATGGGTGTGACCGCGATCAAGGTTCGGAGCGACTCTCAGCTCGTAGTCAACCAAGTCCGCGGGGAATACGAAGCTAAGGAGGATGTCATGAAGAAATATTTGGCCAAGGTCCGAGAGGCGGGAGCCCTGTTTGACATTTTCGAAATCGAGCGGGTGCCGAGGTCACAGAACAAGCGAGCGGACGCCCTGTCGAAATTGGCATCCTCTTCGTTCGCCCACCTTTGCAAGAAAGTCCTAGTTGAGGTGGTCAAACAAAAAAGCGTTGATCAGGTTCAGGTCCAGGCCATAGACAGCCCGGCCTCATGGATGACCCCCATCGTAGATTTCCTTCGCTCGGGAAACCTCCCCGTCAACAAAATCGAATCCCGCCGACTCCAGCTCCGAGCTGCTAAGTGCGCCTACGCCGAAGGGACCCTCTATAGGAGGTCTTATTCATCTCCCTAG
- the LOC113774446 gene encoding uncharacterized protein LOC113774446: MAIKQKPDESLNESLKNFMTRFNTESLQIRDKDEKVVMAAFMNGLRVEELYYKLAEQPPKNLEELLTRAHAAANAEEAARLKRESDRELRDRRGRGNPPETKNGQAWKNVFDRLSKDKAPAQPPLSKKGYTPLTRPRAQILAVMEAEGLGGRPPKMGTPRNKRNQDRYCAFHRDVGHDTEGCWALRKEIEDLIQRYRRDRSERRDAARGYFPDQGTQNLAGVINTITGGPTGGDSHTARKNRRPPPDGNDSLKRLRMDEEITFGPRDAVPLASGNHETIVIDVVTIITG, translated from the exons ATGGCCATCAAGCAGAAGCCGGACGAGTCCCTGAACGAGTCCCTGAAGAATTTCATGACTCGCTTCAACACAGAAAGCCTGCAGATCAGGGACAAGGATGAAAAGGTGGTCATGGCTGCCTTCATGAACGGGCTAAGGGTAGAGGAACTCTACTACAAGCTTGCCGAACAGCCCCCCAAAAATCTGGAAGAGCTCCTGACCCGGGCTCACGCCGCCGCCAACGCAGAGGAGGCCGCCCGCCTGAAACGAGAGTCAGATCGGGAACTCAGGGATCGGAGAGGACGGGGAAACCCCCCTGAAACCAAGAATGGCCAAGCCTGGAAGAACGTCTTCGATCGCCTCTCTAAGGATAAAGCCCCCGCTCAACCGCCACTCTCGAAAAAAGGGTACACACCCCTGACTCGGCCTAGGGCACAGATCCTGGCCGTGATGGAGGCAGAGGGTCTAGGAGGACGGCCGCCCAAGATGGGGACGCCCCGGAATAAAAGGAACCAGGACCGGTACTGTGCCTTCCACCGTGATGTAGGGCATGATACGGAGGGATGCTGGGCTTTGCGTAAGGAGATTGAAGACCTAATCCAGC GCTACCGCCGAGACCGCTCTGAGCGGCGTGACGCGGCCCGAGGTTACTTCCCCGACCAGGGCACTCAGAACTTGGCGGGGGTTATAAACACCATAACTGGGGGTCCCACGGGAGGAGATAGCCATACAGCTCGGAAGAACAGACGACCTCCCCCCGACGGAAATGATTCACTGAAGCGCCTGCGCATGGATGAGGAGATCACCTTCGGACCAAGGGACGCGGTTCCCTTGGCCTCCGGAAATCATGAGACCATCGTAATAGACGTCGTCACCATTATTACCGGGTGA